The Sulfurospirillum diekertiae genomic sequence AGTAGTCTAGATTATGGTGATTTGATCAAATTAGTGAGTTAACTGATGCTTGATTGCCCAATATGCTCATGGCCGTTAAAAGCCGGTAAAAAAATGGTTTATTGTTACGATGATAGTTGTGGATTTCATATCACTTATGCTCAAGAAGATCTTTTAAGAGATATTTCCAAAAAAGAGGTAGAAGATCTGCTCATGGGTAAAACGATTGAGGGATTGATTCACCTAGATCTTGATGCGTCCAATTTCATTGCTTCAAAGGTCACTAAGCTTGAATCCTACATGTAAAGATGATTGTATCAAACTCCTCAATAAATACCAGGGCAAATTAACACCAGTTCAGTATCAAAATATAGAATGGAATGACCCCACAATACTAGACAATCTTGATACTGTTGAGAAACTAGTGATCCCTACATAAGGAGATAAAAATGTTACTACCAGAACAAGAACTTTCGTGGTTACAAGATCGAGCGATAGATCTCATGGAAGAATATAAAGATCTTGATGAATTCTATATAGATGACGAACGTGCATATATGGAGCGTAAAGCATATTTAGATGAGAAAAAAGAAAATCTAAAAGGCTTGTTTGATAGCTATTATAAGCGAATAGAACGTGCTAAAGCGTACAAAGAAGAATATGCCGCTCGAAACTCATCTCCAAACTAACCATCACACCTCTTAAACCCACCGATGAAAAAACCGTATCGGTATTTTTCACAGTGTGTGTAACCCAGTGCTATCTCCGAATCAGATCGATGATCATTTAAAAATCTTTTTATCATTTGATTTGTAGTGAAAAGTCTACTAAATGATAATCATAGATTTGTTAAAAAACATAGCTGTTCTAATCGAAAACTATTTTATTCTTATTTTGATTATTTCAGCCAACAACTCTTCATATATTTGCTCAAGGTTTACATCTTCGTTTTTAATTCTTTCATTCAATGCTTCTTCTGTGAAGTATTCACTTAGACCATATGCTTCAATTTTAGATATATCAAATTCATTTTCAGGGATAGGAATAGTTCTTTTTTCTTGATGAAAAATCAAAAAGTCTTTACAATAGAAATCTTCTAAAATTTCTATTAATCCCTTATCATAAGTGAAGATAAATGGAATAAAAAAATCTGTATCGGGGTTCGGTTTTGATGAAAAAAAATGTTTCAAGTTGTCTAGCAAGAGTAAAGTCCCAGGCCATATTGTCTATATAGTGTATTAAATCCTCTTTGTTTTGAGAATCTAGCTTATTAAAAAATCTGTATTTCTTTTCTTTTTTATCGCTTTTACTATCATATTCTAAATAGTTTAAAGCAACAACTAATTCTCTTAAGAAAATAGTTTTGAGTCTTTCACTCATAAATTTAATAATATATTTAAATTGTGCTTTGAGCTTTTCTTCTTTTGTTCCTTTAATTTTAAATTTTGCAGTCATAATCATTAAAAGGATTATTCGCATTATCAGATGTTGTTTTTGGGCTACCTCAAATACGGATTGAAATTCATTTTTAAAATAGACAATTTCTTCTTTGACTATTTTTTCAATTTCTTCATCTTGATAAATTGATTTAATTTCTTTAGTTCTATGATAATGGTTCATATCGCATGTCATTAATTTTTTTATACTGATAATATTGAGGTAGAACTCTTTTGTATCATTTCCCTTTGCAAAATTTTCAAGCATATAAAACATGGGATCTAAATTATAGTTATTCTCCAATATCGTGTGAAGAGTAGAAATAAAACTTTGTTCAGTGACTTTGTTGCCATTTATATAATCATGTAAATATCTTGCAGAATTGGATTCAAAGCTAATAGAATAATCAATTTTTAAAGGTACTCTAGTATTCTTTTGCATACCATAAACAATGGATGGATTAAAAAATGCTAGATTAGGATATTTAAATATCGATTTAACATTGGGTATATCCATAATATCTTTGAAAATAGGTACATTAAGTGACATATGTTTATCGCTAGAGATAATGTCTAAATTTTCTTTAACACATTCACTATAAAAATTTACATATGTATAAAATGTTTCTTTAGCATTGTTTGCAATACTAAATTGATATACTAATTCATAAAATTTCATTTTAGTGTCTCCCCCTTTTTCTAAAAGACTATTATACGTTAAAATAATAACTTGTTATTCAAATATAATTTTGGATACGTCAATTCGTGTTAATTTGTACGAAAAAAGATTATATTGACCAATAATTCATATATGATATTAGCTTTAAAATAAGTATAAAAAACATCAAAATAACGCTTGTAAATTATTGATAAAACGTCGATAATATAGGCATTTTGATGCACTAAATTGAAATATTTTTGCTATAATTTATTCCGTTATATATAGCTATATTTCATAGCACGGGCGTTATTTCAATTTTTACCCGTACTATGTGAGACATGATGCCTTTAGGTTGTCTTTTGTGGCTCTGCCCTTGCAACGAACATTCGGCTAAATGTTCTACCACGTTAAGACTTCCGCAACACCCTTTCTCTAAGTTTTGGTTAGGCGTTCAAAGAGTAAATCGATGATCGCCTTAACCGCCTCAAACAAAACCACTTTTAAAATCTTAAATAACAGCTCAATCATAATTGTGCCTCTTTATATAAAAATTGAGATATTTTATATAGGAGGAAGCACATTAAGAAAAAAAATAAGCATTTGAGTATTTTGAGGAATTATTGCGTTCTTGAAGTGGTCAATCATCGCACCTCTTAAACCCACCGATGAAAAAACCGTGCCGGTATTTTTCACAGCGTGTGTAACCCGGTGCTATCTCCGGATCAGATCGATGGATGATCATTTAAAAAATCTTTTTTTTTGAGAGAAATAGACTTATACAATTTTGTATAGTAGCAAGTTTGTATAAGTCAAATAAGCTATTTTGAGAAAATTCAATAGCGTAATACTATATCAATTTGTCTAATATTTTATAGGCTATCTTGCTTTATTGCTTTTATTTCATTTTTAAATGCTTCGTAATTGAACTGGTTAAAAACGATTTGTAATGCGGAGGTAAAATTTATATTATTGTCAAAAGGCATTTGGAATTTTTGATATAAGTCTTCATAATGACAGGTGCTTTTATATTTGTAAAGATTAAATCGAATACAAAATTGTATTGCCAAATTGATATATTGAGGTTTATTCATAATACATGCTTTGACAAAAGGAAGAAAATCCCTATCAATGAAATATGCTATAACATCTGCATATCCATTATGTGCAGGGAAATGTAGATCTATTTGCTTTATAGCCATTCCTAAATCATCAATTGTGAAATATCCCTTATAGCTATCATAAGCATATATAAAAATTGCCAAAAACTCTTGTCTAGTTTCTAAAGATTGTACATAACCGCTATCATAACTCAGTGCATAAGCTAAGTAATCAATATAATCATCAATATTACTATGAAAAACATGCCCTAAGTTAGCCAATGCGGATAAGATTGAGACGAATGCGGCTTCTTTATAAGTGTAATCTATAAATTCCAAAAAACCAAATTTTTCTATTGAACCGAATTCAAGAAACTCCTCAATATCTTCTTTTGAAAAATATTGATCTAATAAAGTGATAATAGGTCTATTTTGCTTTTTCCAAGCATAATATGTTGTAGCATTAAAATCAAACAGTTTTGCCATTACTTCTTTATGCGTCATTTATTCCCTCCATATCTTTCAAAGTATAACAAAATATATATAAAACAACTATTTTATACAAAATATATAATAAAGTTGTTATTCACAACATATTTTAATATTTTATTAAGTTGCAATAAACTACTATTTTGATGTTATATCTTAATAAATATCATTATATACAACTAAAAGGAGTGTGGATAAAAATTTTTAGTGCAACTAGAATTTGTAAATTAACGTAATTAACTCCCTTCTCTAAGAGTTTGCTGACAGGAAGAGAAAGGAGTAACTAAAGTTTCTAATAGAGTCTTTAATCAAGCTGCATTATATCTCACCGCCCCTTGATTATTCAAAATTTGAAAAATACACAAAGGGATATCTATGGCCAAAAAATACTACTGGTTAAAGCTACCGAGTAACTTCTTCGTTGATCCTAAGATCAAAAAATTGAGGCGTATTGCCGGCGGCGATACATACGTTATTATCTTTCTAAAAATGATGTTGTTGGTGATTAATACGAATGGCATTCTTGAATTTGAAGGCATCGAAAAAACGTTGGAAGATGAGCTATCTTTAAAACTTGATGAGGATGAGAATAACGTAAAAGTTGTCTTGGCTTTTTTAAGTTCTAATGGTGAACTAGAGGAAGTTTCTGATGAAGCTTTTTTATTGCAACGTGTGCCTGATCTCGTTGGTAAAGAAGGTGATAGTGCCGAGAGAATGCGCAAATTGAGAGAACGCAAAAATATAGGTGAAATACCTTCAACGTCACATTGTGACGGCTATGTGACAAGAAGTGACACAGAGAAAGAGAAAGATATAGATAAAGAGATAAAACCCTCTCTCTTACTCTCTCCCACTTCGCACAAACCAACCTATGATTTAAAAGATATCAAGAGCTTTAGAGAGCAACTTTCTAACATGTACCCCAATTTCTACTTTTCTCTCAGCGGAGAAATGGGCTATTCAAGAGAGCACAGAGGCTTTTGTTTAAAGAGCGGCTATATCTTTAGTTTGCACACAAATAAGTTAGTCGATCGCAGCGAGAGCTTCGAGCTCTGGCAGTATCTTTTCTATCGTAAAGATAGAGTCTTCGAACTCGCAAATACACAAATCCAAAACCAACATAAGGAAGAAAATTATGCAAACAACAATTAGTGAAAACGCGGCGAAAATCTTGGAAGAAATCAATAATAATCCAATGTTTAAAAAGCTCATTTGTTTAAATCAGAGGCAAACGGCAGAAACGATTGGTGTGAGTTCTACGACTTTGATTTTATGGCGCAAAGATGGATTTGGCCCGGAGTATATCAAGGTTGAGAGAGGTGGTAAGCGAGGGCGAATACTTTATCCAAAAACGTCAATCGCAGAATGGCTGAGCCGCACCATTAAAACCATGTAAGGAGCATGTGATGAAGCAAGATGAAAATATCAATATTTTGAGACGGTTGAAAACACTTGAGAGAAAGATTGAGAAGCTTACCAAATCAGAGATGTCAGCAAACCTATTTTTGGAATTTCGTTTTCTTTTAAAAGGAACATATATCATGACGGGGATTGCTGATCTAACAAAGAACGATGGGATTCTCAAAAAAAAGTTTAGCATCTTAAAGAATCAATATGCTTTATTGCCAAGAGATCGTGCTGAATTTGCCATTTGTCTTGTAAATAAGATTGATCAATCAATCGTTGGTGAATTTTATATTTCGTCTAAAAGTTTTACCGAAATAACGGGATTTGTACCCGACGAAAAAGAGTACCTTGCATTTAATAAAGCGTTTAAGGAATACGAAGTATCAGAGGTACAAAACAATGAAAGGAGTTCACAATGCGTATCTTAACGTTCATTTTTCTTTTCTCTTTCTCTTTCTCTTTCTCTCTTTTTGGTGCAAATATTTCTAGTGAAAAAGATACGTTAGCGGACTCGCTCTTTACGGCTGATGATGCTATTGTCACACCTGGTACATGTTCATTTTCATGCCGTGCCGTTGTTGATGGTTATGTAACGCAGATCATCGATATTGATGCGAAAAGTGGTACAACACATTGTGAAGTGTATAGTCGCAATGATACAAGCAAGGCTTTAGGTGTAAATGCTAATCAACAAAACCTTACATGTAAAGTACAAGCGAATAAAAATCCTGGTGATTACTCAGGTCAACTCAAATCTAGCTCCAATACAAATTATCAATTGACTGGTGCAAAATACGAAACCGATTCAATGACGTTCTCACGTTTTCTTACGGGCATGGCAACGTTAGATCCGTCCATCATTGATTTTAGTGCGACAAACTCAACCGGCATGCTTCAAGTCAAAAACTCAAACGTGCTTTACGGTACAAATATCTCAACCACAAGGCAAGAGACATTTCTATCGTTTTTTGGCGTGGAAGATGCGACGACAAGCTCAGAGATTGTCTCGAGTGTTGATAGCCTCAATAAAGCGAATTTAGGTTACTTCTCGAACTTATTTTCCAATATGTCGAGTATTTACGCTTACTTGCAAAATCTTCTTTTTGCCTTTGTATCAGCATTCTTTATTGTGATCCTTGGATCTAAAAAGCTACAAGCCTACTTAGCTAAAACAAATGACAATACGAATTATCTCAGCAAACTGTATATCCCTCTTATTGCGGTCACGTTGTTTTATATTCCAATACCTCAAGAGAATAATATGCAAAGCTCATTAATGCAAACTGTGATTCGCAATTTTATGGGGACAAGCACGAAGATTGCTGATAAAGCGGCCGTTATTGGTGCGAATACCTATTTGCAAAAGCTATACGCGTCAGTAGGTGCAAATACAATGCAAGGTGAAGCAACAATCTACGCATTGAGAGATAGCGCAAAAGCGCAAAAAGAGCTTTACGCTAATGTGATGCAACAATGCAAGAGCCGTTTTCCGGATGCGA encodes the following:
- a CDS encoding helix-turn-helix transcriptional regulator translates to MQTTISENAAKILEEINNNPMFKKLICLNQRQTAETIGVSSTTLILWRKDGFGPEYIKVERGGKRGRILYPKTSIAEWLSRTIKTM
- a CDS encoding phage replisome organizer N-terminal domain-containing protein, giving the protein MAKKYYWLKLPSNFFVDPKIKKLRRIAGGDTYVIIFLKMMLLVINTNGILEFEGIEKTLEDELSLKLDEDENNVKVVLAFLSSNGELEEVSDEAFLLQRVPDLVGKEGDSAERMRKLRERKNIGEIPSTSHCDGYVTRSDTEKEKDIDKEIKPSLLLSPTSHKPTYDLKDIKSFREQLSNMYPNFYFSLSGEMGYSREHRGFCLKSGYIFSLHTNKLVDRSESFELWQYLFYRKDRVFELANTQIQNQHKEENYANNN
- a CDS encoding membrane protein insertase YidC, whose protein sequence is MLLPEQELSWLQDRAIDLMEEYKDLDEFYIDDERAYMERKAYLDEKKENLKGLFDSYYKRIERAKAYKEEYAARNSSPN